From the Haladaptatus sp. DJG-WS-42 genome, the window GCCGTTTCAGACCGTGGGCATCACCCGGTCGTTTGCACCCGTCCACTCTTTCGACCGTCACAAATTGTTTAGCACAGCGTGTGGAAGTCGTGGCTATGTTCACACGGTTTTCTATCCCGACGCCGTTTCGTGTCGGCGCGGTCAACGCCTACCTCTCCGGCCGAACCGTCGTTGACCCCGGCCCCGACAGCGAGGAGGCGTGGGCCGCCCTCTTAGACGGCTTCGACGAACACGGCATGACGCCTGACGAAGTCGAACAGGTTGTCGTCACCCACCCGCACCCAGACCACTTCGGCCTCGCCGCCCGGCTCCAAGCCGAAGGCGCAACCGTCATCGCCAGCCCCGAAGCCGCCCGCATCATGGCCGACTTCCCCGGCGAACTCGAACACGAACAGACCTTCTTCGCCGACTTCTTCGAGCGCAACGGCATGTCGAACGCGACCGCAAACGCCGTCGTCAACCTCCCCGAGTCGTTCCTCTCCTACGCGCCAAGCGTCGAGACCGACCACGAAGTCAGCGAGGGCGACAAAATCGAAATCAACGGCGAGCCGCTGGTCGCCCACCGCGTCACCGGTCACGCCATTGGCGAACTCATCTTCGAATTCACCGAGGGCGACGAACGCCACGCCATCATCGGCGACAACGTCCTCAACGAGATTACGCCAAACCCGCTGCTTCAGCCTCCAGAACCCGGCGAAGACGAGCGCCCGCGCCCGCTCCCGGCGTTCAACGACTCACTCCGCGCGCTCAAAGCCGAGC encodes:
- a CDS encoding MBL fold metallo-hydrolase, which encodes MFTRFSIPTPFRVGAVNAYLSGRTVVDPGPDSEEAWAALLDGFDEHGMTPDEVEQVVVTHPHPDHFGLAARLQAEGATVIASPEAARIMADFPGELEHEQTFFADFFERNGMSNATANAVVNLPESFLSYAPSVETDHEVSEGDKIEINGEPLVAHRVTGHAIGELIFEFTEGDERHAIIGDNVLNEITPNPLLQPPEPGEDERPRPLPAFNDSLRALKAEHYDRFLPGHRTIIENPSQRIQEMLDAHDDRTETVYGLVDGPTTAVEIMHELFGDLPVTEFFPGMSEAVGHLDVLEARGKVRQHENGGVIVYERT